Proteins encoded together in one Carya illinoinensis cultivar Pawnee chromosome 3, C.illinoinensisPawnee_v1, whole genome shotgun sequence window:
- the LOC122305733 gene encoding uncharacterized protein LOC122305733 gives MWVFDKKFQSPSMLYKTATDDLEVFKQVGQMQKQQINETEVQLQARVKVLWELAVETFYKFNFDATYIQNDRIMGIGGVLRDHRGDAKMVLSAPKAHVPSAFHAECYALIQAMQLCHELRISNMIFEGDAKQVIDSINSNCVDCSWKG, from the coding sequence ATGTgggtttttgataaaaaatttcaaagtcCATCTATGCTATACAAAACTGCTACAGATGATCTTGAAGTGTTCAAGCAAGTGGGTCAGATGCAGAAGCAGCAAATTAATGAGACAGAAGTTCAGCTGCAAGCACGGGTCAAGGTGTTATGGGAACTAGCTGTGGAAACTTTTTACAAGTTCAATTTTGATGCAACTTATATACAAAATGACAGAATTATGGGAATTGGTGGAGTGTTGAGAGACCATAGGGGTGATGCAAAGATGGTGTTATCTGCTCCTAAGGCACATGTTCCTTCTGCTTTTCATGCAGAATGTTATGCACTTATTCAGGCCATGCAATTGTGTCATGAGTTGAGGATCTCTAATATGATCTTTGAGGGTGATGCAAAGCAGGTGATtgatagtattaatagtaattGTGTAGATTGTTCGTGGAAGGGATAA